A genomic region of Eucalyptus grandis isolate ANBG69807.140 chromosome 5, ASM1654582v1, whole genome shotgun sequence contains the following coding sequences:
- the LOC104444482 gene encoding putative casein kinase II subunit beta-4, producing the protein MYRDRGGGGGGGSSKSEVVDRRRIINDALDKQLEKSSPSTSRSKDKERIPVPSTSAGKSSHLDHRDPRPATSLSKSKCSDEEHETDSEESDVSGSDGDDTSWISWFCNLRGNEFFCEVDDEYIQDDFNLCGLSSQVPYYDYALDLILDVESSHSDMFTEEQNELVESAAEMLYGLIHVRYILTSKGMAAMLEKYRNCDFSRCPRVYCCGQPCLPVGQSDIPRSSTVKIYCPKCEDIYYPRSKYQGNIDGAYFGTTFPHLFLMTYGHLKPQKAVQNYVPRVFGFKIHKS; encoded by the exons ATGTACAGGGaccgaggcggcggcggcggcgggggctcGTCGAAGTCGGAGGTGGTCGATCGGAGGAGGATCATCAACGACGCCCTGGACAAGCAGCTCGAGAAGTCCTCCCCTTCCACCTCGAGATCCAAGGACAAGGAGAGGATCCCCGTCCCTTCCACTTCCGCCGGCAAGTCCTCCCACCTCGATcaccgcgaccctcgcccggccactTCCCTGTCCAAAAGCAAGTGCTCCGATG AGGAACATGAAACAGACAGTGAAGAGTCCGATGTCAGTGGTTCTGATGGAGATGACACATCATGGATTTCATGGTTCTGCAACTTGAGAGggaatgaatttttttgtgaagttGACGACGAATACATCCAAGATGACTTTAACCTTTGTGGGTTGAGTAGTCAAGTTCCATACTATGACTATGCACTTGATCTAATCTTGGATGTTGAATCCTCTCATA GTGATATGTTCACTGAAGAACAAAACGAATTAGTTGAATCAGCAGCAGAGATGCTATATGGTCTAATTCATGTTAGGTACATTTTGACTAGCAAGGGAATGGCTGCAATG TTAGAGAAGTACAGGAATTGTGATTTTAGCAGATGTCCTAGAGTTTACTGTTGTGGTCAACCATGCCTTCCGGTTGGTCAATCAGACATTCCTCGATCAAGCACTGTGAAGATCTACTGTCCCAAATGTGAAGATATTTATTATCCACGGTCCAAGTACCAAGGCA ACATCGATGGAGCATATTTTGGAACAACATTTCCTCATCTATTTTTGATGACGTATGGGCACCTAAAGCCTCAAAAGGCAGTGCAGAATTATGTTCCAAGAGTTTTCGGCTTCAAGATTCACAAGTCTTAA
- the LOC104446386 gene encoding LOW QUALITY PROTEIN: eukaryotic translation initiation factor 4G (The sequence of the model RefSeq protein was modified relative to this genomic sequence to represent the inferred CDS: inserted 2 bases in 1 codon) → MSFNQASYKKSNNAQGGQSRVNVRPPNIPSEPAVGAPPTQHNLQNGAHVQPQPQPQSQGQSDAGHTSATAKPAETPPASNRSTRALPKAPTSQPPAVSSSEMPPPSTPQKAPGDASKGFSFQFGSLSPGLMNGMQIPARTSSAPPNLDEQKRDQVRHDAIKTGPPVPVPPAPKHPLPKRDMSASDHSIAGDSHTVSKGKKDQVPPIPPSVQSQKPSAHAISGIPIQMPFNQPQVPIQFSGPNTSIQSQGMASASLQMPIPVPMLPVGSAPPMQQQMFVAGLQPHMMQPQGIMHQGQGLNFGAQMNSQFSPPLGTLGMSIGPYSQQQGAKFGGGLRKTPVKITHPETHQEVRLDKRTEGFSDGVPSSRSHPNVSPQAQHISSYPPNHPVNYYTNSFGGPVYYAGPSTHPLSGTQMTPTSQASRFINQGAQRMTLTNSQDNSQLPERTGISIRAAVEPPKQDQMQNSLAPPSALAQGTSKPKIGSDGENITGLSSANLLPAFDKVESPKAVNVSANSASRNSEVPRGPLSKEAGSQLGALPGLTNNIIPEQVDEEGNSVSAVALRESSHSGVLENLEAKTTDTCPSGICEDVPESVSELLSTTDALSPDILELKCNGVGEGIVSVSSEISAGVPVLDNSQSSQQSIQDDSAEKNEILDNTDADRGELERFCPIGEASGKEVPTSTTERTGLDEERYDRGIDKANLEMPTSSSVDFKTGEATPCDAVPLASVHGDNSYADASLNGRDEVIDSSSVSMSESLKAGAEDDGDVTESLEDSLKSVQTAVPKDKPAPEISRASSNLARGKKKRKEFLLKADAAGPTLDLYMAYKGSEERKEAFKSSKGTEIPSEDIHDNQAAAETSPKEAVVSDDVEQIKAEIDDWEDAADVSSPALEPSTSGQQVDVFVPSKENRNGFVGRKYSRDFLLKFAERCTNLPENFEVTHDIAEAFNPSVNVSRFADRDSHPSPGRTIDRQSGGARLERRGSGLVDDDRWNKLPGAGPFGGPGRDLRLDVGLGSNLGLRSGQGGNYGVLRNPRAQTPVQYAGGILSGPMQSPGFQXGMQRNNSDADRWQRGTGFHQKGLMPSPQTPLQVMHRAENKYEVGKVQDGEEGKKQRQLKAILNKLTPQNFQKLFEQVKAVNIDNATTLRGLISQIFDKALMEPTFCEMYADLCSHLAQELPDFTEDENRITFKRVLLNKCQEEFERGEREEEEANKAEEEGEIKQSEGEREEKRIKARRRMLGNIRLIGELYKKKMLTEKIMHECIKKLLGVQQETPDEEDLEALCKLMSTIGAMIDHAKAKDHMDAYFDRMGILSNNMNLSSRVRFMLKDLIDLRKNKWQQRRKVEGPKKIDEVHRDAAQERHAQVGRNSRGSGINSSRSRQPVDFSSRGSSMLSSPNAQVSGFRALQSQVRGPGSQDVRFEERQPHEPRPLAVPLSQRLGDDSHSITLGPQGGLGRGMSYRGSSSMSSTSVADISSSLMDSRRIADGSNGFSSVEKTSHGSRETGTSSMADRLSGSGAYDQTGVHRNRPGSREGFDRSGGNSPSLRVQGTSFSQDISSEKVWPDEKLRDMSIAAIKEFYSAKDEKEISLCIKDLNSPSFYPTMISLWVTDSFERKDSERDLLAKLLISLITTEPQECILSEDDLKKGFESVLTTLEDSVNDAPKAAEYVGRIFGKVIAETMISLKEIGQLIQKGGEEPGQLLKVGLAADVLGSTLEVIKSEKGETDFNEIRSRSNLRLEDFRLPGTRSSRILDKFI, encoded by the exons TTACAAGAAGTCGAATAATGCGCAGGGAGGCCAATCTAGGGTAAACGTACGGCCTCCGAATATCCCCTCGGAGCCCGCCGTGGGTGCTCCTCCGACTCAGCATAATCTGCAGAATGGCGCCCATGTACAGCCCCAGCCCCAGCCCCAGTCGCAGG GACAATCTGATGCTGGACATACGAGCGCCACTGCCAAGCCTGCTGAAACACCTCCAGCCTCCAATAGAAGCACCCGAGCTCTTCCAAAGGCTCCAACTTCTCAACCACCCGCCGTGAGTTCGTCTGAAATGCCGCCTCCCTCAACACCCCAAAAGG CTCCTGGAGATGCCTCTAAAGGATTTTCTTTCCAGTTTGGCTCCTTAAGTCCCGGTCTCATGAATGGAATGCAG ATTCCTGCCAGAACGAGCTCCGCTCCACCAAATTTGGACGAGCAGAAACGTGATcag GTGCGCCATGATGCTATAAAAACTGGTCCACCGGTGCCAGTTCCTCCTGCTCCCAAGCATCCATTACCAAAGCGAGATATGAGTGCTTCTGACCATTCTATTGCTGGGGACAGCCATACTGTTTCGAAGGGCAAGAAGGATCAAGTCCCGCCCATTCCCCCATCAGTACAATCACAGAAACCTTCAGCCCACGCCATATCTGGAATTCCCATACAAATGCCTTTTAACCAGCCACAAGTTCCTATTCAGTTCAGTGGCCCCAATACTTCGATTCAGTCTCAAGGAATGGCATCTGCTTCCCTTCAAATGCCAATTCCAGTGCCTATGCTACCTGTGGGAAGTGCTCCTCCAATGCAGCAGCAGATGTTTGTTGCGGGTCTGCAGCCCCACATGATGCAACCTCAGGGCATCATGCATCAGGGTCAGGGCTTGAATTTTGGGGCTCAAATGAATTCCCAATTCTCCCCCCCGTTGGGAACCTTGGGAATGAGTATCGGTCCATATTCACAACAACAAGGAGCGAAATTTGGTGGTGGTCTTCGCAAGACTCCTGTCAAAATAACTCACCCAGAAACACATCAAGAGGTGAGGCTTGATAAACGAACTGAGGGGTTTTCTGATGGAGTGCCATCAAGCCGGTCTCATCCAAACGTATCTCCTCAAGCGCAACATATATCTTCATACCCACCAAACCATCCAGTCAATTATTATACGAACAGTTTCGGGGGCCCTGTATACTACGCTGGCCCCAGTACTCATCCTCTATCTGGTACTCAGATGACCCCCACCTCTCAGGCATCAAGATTTATCAACCAAGGGGCTCAAAGGATGACATTAACGAATTCCCAAGATAATTCGCAGCTTCCTGAGAGGACTGGCATCTCTATCCGAGCAGCTGTGGAGCCACCCAAGCAGGATCAAATGCAAAATTCCCTTGCTCCTCCTTCAGCTCTTGCACAGGGGACATCTAAGCCCAAAATTGGTTCTGATGGTGAAAATATTACTGGTTTATCTTCTGCAAATCTCTTACCTGCTTTTGATAAGGTTGAATCACCTAAAGCTGTCAACGTTTCTGCGAATTCAGCATCTAGAAATTCTGAGGTTCCAAGAGGCCCATTGTCAAAAGAAGCTGGAAGTCAATTAGGAGCATTGCCAGGGCTAACAAACAATAT CATTCCTGAACAGGTCGATGAAGAAGGAAACTCAGTCTCAGCTGTAGCTTTACGGGAATCCTCTCATAGTGGGGTGCTTGAGAATTTGGAAGCTAAGACAACTGACACCTGCCCATCAGGAATTTGTGAAGATGTTCCAGAGTCTGTAAGTGAATTGCTTTCGACGACTGATGCTCTCTCTCCTGATATTTTGGAACTTAAGTGCAATGGTGTTGGGGAAGGCATTGTCTCTGTGTCATCTGAAATTTCTGCTGGTGTACCGGTTCTTGATAATTCACAGAGTTCTCAACAATCAATTCAAGATGACTCCgccgagaaaaatgaaattttggataataCGGATGCTGACAGGGGTGAACTAGAAA GATTCTGCcccattggtgaagcttctggGAAGGAGGTTCCAACTAGCACAACTGAAAGGACCGGCCTGGACGAAGAGAGATATGATCGAGGTATTGATAAGGCGAATTTGGAGATGCCTACATCCTCATCTGTGGATTTTAAAACCGGAGAAGCTACCCCTTGTGATGCTGTTCCTTTAGCTAGTGTTCATGGTGACAATTCTTATGCAGATGCCTCTTTAAATGGGAGGGATGAGGTGATCGACTCTTCTTCTGTTTCAATGTCTGAGTCTTTGAAAGCAGGTGCTGAGGATGATGGTGATGTTACGGAAAGTCTTGAAGACAGCTTGAAATCAGTTCAGACAGCAGTTCCCAAAGATAAGCCTGCTCCAGAAATAAGTAGGGCTTCAAGTAATTTAgctagaggaaaaaagaagaggaaagaatttCTCCTGAAAGCTGATGCTGCTGGGCCAACTCTCGATTTGTATATGGCTTACAAAGGTtcagaggaaaggaaagaagcatTTAAGTCCTCCAAAGGCACAGAGATTCCTTCTGAGGACATTCATGACAACCAAGCAGCAGCTGAGACATCTCCAAAAGAAGCTGTGGTTAGCGATGATGTTGAGCAAATTAAAGCTGAGATAGATGACTGGGAAGATGCTGCTGATGTCTCTTCACCAGCATTGGAACCTTCAACTAGCGGGCAACAGGTTGATGTTTTTGTGCCTAGCAAGGAAAATAGAAATGGGTTTGTTGGAAGAAAATATTCTAGAgattttcttctgaaatttgCAGAGAGATGTACTAATCTCCCTGAGAATTTTGAAGTGACACATGACATAGCCGAGGCATTCAATCCTTCTGTTAATGTTTCGCGTTTTGCTGACCGTGATTCTCACCCCAGTCCTGGGAGAACGATAGACAGGCAAAGTGGGGGTGCTCGGCTAGAGCGCCGTGGAAGTGGTTTGGTTGATGATGACAGGTGGAATAAACTGCCTGGTGCTGGTCCTTTTGGAGGTCCAGGGCGCGATCTGCGTCTTGATGTGGGCCTTGGGTCTAACCTAGGTTTGCGATCTGGCCAAGGAGGTAATTACGGTGTTTTGAGGAATCCTCGTGCACAGACTCCTGTCCAATATGCAGGAGGGATACTTTCTGGCCCAATGCAGTCCCCTGGATTTCA GGGAATGCAGAGAAATAACTCTGATGCTGACAGGTGGCAGCGTGGTACTGGCTTCCATCAGAAGGGTCTGATGCCTTCACCTCAGACTCCATTACAGGTGATGCACAGGGCTGAGAATAAGTATGAAGTGGGTAAAGTTCAGGATGGGGAAGAGGGTAAGAAGCAGAGACAGTTGAAAGCTATCCTAAACAAGTTGACTCCTcagaattttcagaaattgtttGAGCAAGTGAAAGCAGTTAACATTGACAACGCAACCACTCTTAGAGGTCTTATCTCTCAGATTTTTGATAAGGCTTTGATGGAACCCACATTTTGTGAGATGTATGCTGACTTGTGTAGCCATCTTGCTCAAGAGTTGCCTGATTTCACTGAAGATGAGAATAGGATTACTTTTAAGAGGGTGCTTTTGAACAAGTGCCAGGAAGAATTTGAGAGaggggaaagagaggaagaggaagccAATAAAGCTGAAGAGGAGGGTGAGATCAAACAGTCTGAAGgggaaagagaggagaagagaatTAAGGCCCGAAGAAGAATGTTGGGAAACATCAGATTAATTGGGGAGTtgtacaagaagaaaatgttaaCTGAGAAAATAATGCATGAATGCATAAAGAAACTGTTGGGGGTTCAACAGGAGACTCCTGATGAGGAGGACCTTGAGGCATTATGCAAATTAATGAGTACTATTGGGGCGATGATTGACCATGCAAAAGCAAAGGACCACATGGATGCATATTTTGACAGGATGGGGATTTTGTCAAACAACATGAATCTCTCCTCAAGGGTTAGGTTCATGTTAaaagatttgattgatttaaggaaaaataaatggcAGCAAAGGAGGAAGGTCGAAGGGCCAAAGAAGATTGATGAAGTTCATAGAGATGCTGCTCAAGAACGACATGCCCAGGTTGGCAGAAATTCTCGTGGGTCAGGGATCAATTCTTCAAGAAGTAGACAGCCAGTGGACTTCTCTTCAAGGGGCTCTAGTATGTTGTCCTCTCCAAATGCCCAGGTCAGTGGTTTCCGTGCGTTGCAGTCACAGGTCCGTGGGCCGGGCAGTCAGGATGTTCGGTTTGAAGAAAGACAGCCCCATGAGCCCAGGCCATTGGCAGTTCCTTTGTCTCAAAGGTTAGGTGATGATTCTCATTCAATCACCCTAGGACCTCAGGGTGGGCTTGGCAGGGGCATGTCTTACAGAGGGTCGTCATCAATGTCAAGCACTTCAGTAGCTGATATTTCCTCCAGCTTGATGGACTCTCGAAGAATAGCAGATGGTTCGAATGGATTTAGCTCTGTAGAGAAGACAAGCCATGGCTCAAGAGAAACTGGGACAAGTTCTATGGCAGACAGGCTTTCAGGCTCTGGTGCTTATGACCAAACCGGTGTGCATCGTAATAGGCCTGGCAGCCGAGAAGGTTTTGATAGATCTGGTGGAAATTCTCCTTCACTACGAGTACAGGGAACGAGTTTCTCTCAGGATATTTCTTCGGAGAAAGTATGGCCTGATGAGAAGCTGAGAGATATGTCCATTGCAGCAATTAAAGAATTCTATAG TGCCAAAGATGAGAAGGAAATTAGTTTATGCATCAAGGACTTGAATTCTCCAAGCTTCTATCCTACCATGATCTCTCTGTGGGTTACAGACTCCTTTGAAAGGAAGGACTCGGAAAGGGATCTTCTGGCCAAGCTTCTAATCAGCCTTATTACTACTGAGCCTCAAGAGTGCATATTAAGTGAAGACGACCTTAAGAAAGG GTTCGAGTCTGTGCTCACTACTTTGGAGGATTCAGTCAACGATGCCCCGAAAGCAGCTGAATATGTAGGCCGTATTTTTGGCAAAGTTATTGCTGAAACCATGATTTCATTGAAGGAGATTGGGCAGTTGATACAGAAAGGCGGAGAGGAACCTGGACAGCTTCTTAAAGTCGGGCTCGCGGCGGACGTCCTTGGAAGCACTCTGGAGGTGATCAAATCCGAGAAAGGTGAGACTGATTTCAATGAGATTCGGTCACGATCCAACTTGCGGTTGGAGGATTTTCGGCTGCCGGGTACTAGAAGCTCGAGGATTTTAGACAAGTTCATTTAG
- the LOC104444483 gene encoding LOW QUALITY PROTEIN: metacaspase-1 (The sequence of the model RefSeq protein was modified relative to this genomic sequence to represent the inferred CDS: inserted 2 bases in 1 codon; deleted 2 bases in 1 codon), producing MYPPPLPVMLVTCSGCSTRCSCPXGARSIRCAICQAVTHIAEHRAAPPRGPGPGPSRCPRAAPPPSPYGHAPPGAPPSPHGRKRAVICGISYKYSRHELKGCLNDAKCMRYLLINKFHFPQESILMLTEEETDPYRIPTKQNMRMALCWLVQGLQPGDSLVFHYSGHGSRQRNYNGDEADGYDETLCPLDFETQGMIVDDEINATIVRPLPHGVKLHAIIDACHSGTVLDLSFLCRMDRAGRYIWEDHRPRSGIYKGTNGGEVISFSGCDDDQTSADTSALSRITSTGAMTFCFIQAIERGHGSTYGSILSSMRTTIRNTGNDGGLGLAGGGVVTSLITMLVAGGSSIGGGLRQEPQLTACQTFDVYTKPFSL from the exons ATGTatccgccgccgctgccggtGATGCTGGTGACCTGCTCCGGCTGCAGCACCCGCTGCAGCTGCCC GGGGGCCCGATCCATCCGCTGCGCCATCTGCCAGGCCGTCACGCACATCGCCGAGCACCGCGCGGCCCCTCCC CGCGGCCCCGGCCCCGGCCCCTCACGCTGCCCACGCGCCGCCCCGCCGCCATCGCCCTACGGCCACGCGCCGCCGGGCGCCCCGCCGAGCCCCCACGGGCGGAAGAGGGCGGTGATCTGCGGGATATCGTACAAGTACTCGAGGCACGAGCTCAAGGGGTGCCTCAACGACGCCAAGTGCATGCGGTACCTGCTCATCAACAAGTTCCATTTCCCACAGGAATCCATTCTCATGCTTACAG AAGAAGAAACCGACCCTTACAGAATTCCAACGAAACAGAACATGAGGATGGCACTGTGTTGGCTTGTCCAAGGCCTTCAACCTGGAGATTCCCTTGTATTCCATTACTCAGGTCATGGTTCACGGCAAAGAAACTATAATGGTGATGAAGCTGATGGTTATGATGAAACATTGTGTCCCCTTGACTTTGAAACCCAGGGTATGATTGTCGATGATGAGATTAATGCAACGATTGTGAGACCTCTTCCTCATGGTGTTAAGCTTCATGCGATAATAGATGCCTGCCATAGCGGCACTGTACTTGATTTATCGTTCCTTTGCCGAATGGACAG GGCTGGCCGTTACATATGGGAGGATCATCGCCCTCGATCTGGTATTTACAAGGGAACAAATGGTGGAGAAGTCATTTCATTCAGTGGCTGCGATGATGACCAAACTTCAGCAGACACATCT GCTTTGTCACGGATTACATCAACCGGAGCTATGACCTTCTGTTTCATCCAAGCGATTGAGCGTGGACATGGATCTACATATGGTAGCATACTCAGCTCCATGCGCACCACTATACGAAATACAGGAAATGATGGTGGTCTTGGTCTTGCTGGAGGTGGTGTTGTGACATCTTTGATTACCATGCTTGTGGCTGGTGGTAGTTCTATTGGCGGTGGGCTAAGACAG GAGCCACAATTAACTGCCTGCCAGACGTTTGACGTGTACACAAAACCTTTCTCCCTAtga